Within the Gossypium raimondii isolate GPD5lz chromosome 12, ASM2569854v1, whole genome shotgun sequence genome, the region aaaattaacccttaataaagtaaaaccgaaaaaaaatGGAGACCAAATTGCACCATGCGTAAATGTTTAAAGTTAACTTTTTTGGAATCAAGACTTAGTTGATTTAAGTTactattataccaattttaaaagctaccAAGTTATCTTTTCCGTTAGTAATTTAATGGTTGAAgataaaaaaggaagaagaaaaattgaacAATTGGTtactgaaaagaaaaattaaaataactaaagttaccattttataagtttatatagtTGGacgaccaaaacaaaaatttactgATAATTAGATGAGTATTGTTTGcccaatttttcttaaaatttatccctttatttctaaaatccaagattattataattgtatttatattgCTGTTTATATAAGCTATATGTTAATGTCATCAActaaatctttaatttaatattgatattgTTGATAGTATAAGAAAACGTAAATTTAAGTATGCTAAAATGCGTTCATTCTTCTATTTAAAGGTTAGGAAGAATTATGAACAATTTTAAGCattgtattaatatatatgtttatgccCTGAAATAGTTTCCTAAAGAAACAGGGGAAGCTTTATCTGCTATAAAGAACTGCATTTGAAGATTAACATAAAGCTAAGCTACACTGTCATAGCTGCCATTAATTTCAGTGTAAAAGAAAGTTCAACAGCAATGACCAAAGTGATAATGAATTCATACATCTCTAGTTTTCATCTAAAATTCAAGTGATAACATAATCAAATTGTACCCCTCTCTCCCATCTCCCATACAAGCTACTTTGCCCTCATCACCCTATTGGGATGCttacacaaaagaaaaaattatttacatcCATTTTTCCTCCATGCTTTATGATTTGTTTCACGACCAAAAATCCCACCACTGATACCCATTACTAGACTGATCAAAAAGACCATCAGTCTCAAAACTATGCCAATCTTCACGACTTGGTCCTAGTTCCACCATGGTTATAAAACTAGTAGGCTCTTGTTCTAGTTCAAAATAGCTTGTCATTATAGTACTATCATCATCTGATAATACCCCAAGTCCATGCTCTGATCTTTCCATTGAAAAACTGTGCTGCTCCTCTGAATCAGACTTGATAGCTTCTCCCTCCATTGTTATAACTTGTTGGTCTCCACAACATTGACCATCATCTTCCTCTTTTGGCTTCTTTACCAAATCCTTCAGCTTCTGCAACTGTTAAAAAAGGGATATTCATGTTAGTCATATAAAAAGGTTTAATATTTGATGTACTGATTGTGTAAAAAGTAGTACCTGAAAGGCTAAagcttgtttttctttctttaagcTCTCGTACTTGGAAGCTAAATTATCATAATTGGATTGTAACATGGTGTAGTCACGTTCGAGTTGCTTCGATTTCCGTCTAGCTCGTTTGTTCTGGAACCATATAGCTACTTGCCTTGGTTGTAACCCCAAGTCTTTAGCTACCTCCAACTTCTTCCTTGGCTCGAGCCTCGACTCTGATTCGAACATCGATTCTAAGGACCGGATTTGTTCGTCGCTGAACCTTCtcttgttgttgttgttcttcttcttcttggtcGTAGTAATTTCAGGCATGCCGGAAAATGGATCTTCTATGATCCTTTGTGTATATTCTCCTACAAGGATTTGATCTTCTTTCTGTGGTTGAATATGATATGATCGCATTTTTAGAACCCCATAAACCAAAGCATATCTATATCTTGGTCTTGGGGTTTGAGATTGGATTTCTTGTTCTTGCTAGCTACCCttgtttatatatgtgtatgtatgtatgtatgtatgtatatgcatatatggaTTTTGAAGTGATGAGGTTAGTGCTTTTCCTTTTTTGCCTTCTCTTACAAATTATTACcaattttccttttgtttttttctttgcttaatCTATGGGTAAGTGGAAGTCTCGAGGTGTGTGAACATTTAAGGTGGAAAGTAAGgctcaaaaaatattttataatttctttatttattctcttaaataattttacatttttttatagaCCGATCatgtttttttaacttcacAAATGAGTTAAGAAACTACCATGagtctcatttttatttttaatttgtaattactatttaaggacAAATGACgattttttaattactatttatgtCACACATCACGTTTGCCTAAACCCTTCTTTGTATGAAATATGaggtttgaattttatttaaattctttcaTATCTACAAATACCTCacctatattattattttatcatttttaatttagtatttaataatttattactcGTGTCCTTTTggagttaatttttaattttaattttattaattaactaaattatataataaatatattaaaattactaagttcaaagtttttgaaatatatattttaaaatttatcaataataaatttaaaataataacaagtcaaagtaaaaaaattgaccACTAAATATTAAGATGGGACAAGTTTATTGAGATTAAGGGACTACGTTTTTACTTTTAGTAAAATGttgaacataaataatttaatatttttttaatgtttacaatattgtagtttatattattatatatttaatttttatatgatataaatgatataatatataaaaaataaattgaataattggaaattgggctaaattgaattaagttaCTGTTTTGAATATTGTAGATTAAGGGtaagtttggatgggcggtacGTTTAcctacggttagtgtaaaaatagcggtggaggtgaaattagatactgtagcgatactgtagcgtgagacaaaaagtaagctaaacgcaccgcacccaatcgcccatccaaacccaccctaagtttgactcatattttaaatagatttatttatttttgttcaattccactttttaaatctaatatttttattcaaatctttttaagtttcaaatagaattttaaacttatacgaagaacaaatttataataaaaaaataaattcataaaaatgtaTAGTATAatagaatttgataaaaaaataaagttaaataaatcatttttatctaatttttattttttatataaatttttgataaatatatttcttatttttatattaaagtttacataatttagactaaattagtataaattaaTCACTATTTTCTTAAACTTCGTAATATTCTTTAGCAATAAAACCAGTTGCCTTGGGACAAATATCTTCCACACATGAGCCATAGACCAATAGTGACTTAACACGCGGAAGTTCATCAGTCAAAAAACTTGGTATCATCTTACGTGGTGTTTAAGGTTGAGGTGACGTGTCTAAAATCTTGTGGTTCAAAAAGATTGGCTTATAATAAATGGGACACGTGTCCAACTTTTGGTCCAATATCGTATCTTATTGAAAGTCTGCTTGTGGGGACAATGTACAGGTGTCTGTCTCACTTGGCTTTTTCCTACGTCACTGTCTGCAGGCCACGTGGTGtgcaaaaacaatttttttttatttttcaatttttaagacATTATTTGGGTCTTAATCTTATGATTTGTAATGTCAAGATTCAATAAGAAATGGATGTACCAACAACAAtatagggtttttatttatttatttgattaaaactaCGTATAATCAATGTTggatatgaataaatttttagttgacaTCATTAATTGAGAATCTATGACACATTGATATTTGAAAGTTATCCATAAACGTAGGATAGAGATCATATATGTTCTATGTTTATGTAATTTTAGTGTATGATCTGAGTTCTTGAACTGGGAAAATAAAAAGCCTTTGAAGGTGTTAAAAGAAAGCCTCATAGAGCGATTAGGTTGGGGCAAAACTGTATATGGGTCGAGCTACTTAGTTCGGCCTAAAGATTTACTTGAAAAGTAGGAAggtttatgtaaaaatataggtccaaaaaaatgggttttgataaaaaataatgttcATTTAGAAAATAGGCTGGGTATCAAATAAGGCTTTTTTGGCCTAGGCCTGGCccgaatatgcaaaaaaaaaaaacctactattttttttatttttttgttgttttctcactattttgctataatttcactattatgttgttattgtttggatattgtataactcttgttttattgttaattttgatactattttagagacatttgcttgttaagctGCACTtgtcttagtgttatttaagtatatatatattttaatttattttaatatattgggaaacatttattttaatgtttttagtatttttttaaaaatttatataaaaatttaatatcagCCAGGCTTGGATAAAAATTGAGGCCCATTTTTTAGGCCAAACCCGACCTAACAAATGGACATAAATTTTTGGTTGGGCTCGGCCCGAACTTAGCCAGGCCCATAGACACCTCTAGTTAAGAGTGGTTAGGgggaatttaaaatttttattagaggctggaattaattataattttttattgattaaaatataagtttatcatatattaatttataatttcatcatttttgaagggactaaacataatttttttttcttttttagggGGTTAAAGtacaatattattatatattaatttataatttctttattataagaggattgaattgaaaaattttcatttggggcaaaatataattttattatatgttaatttataagttttctatttataaaaaatgactggattaaaaaaatagtaattttgggAGGGCCTCGGCCCTTGGCTACCACCCTCATATTCGCTTCtgagggtgttacaaaatttacagcatgtttggttgggggaATAGGAATGCATTCCCCCAATTCGGTGGGCCCACCACTTTAGTTTGGTTGGCTGTAATCCATTCCAGCTCTATTACGGAAAAATATTGAATAGGCATTCCCTCCCTTCACCAATGAATAGCTATTCAACGCTTCCagtaatatacaaaattatttttctttccttttctacCCATTTTACATTCTCTTCAAACTCCCAACTCCCATATGAGATCTTTTCCAATAAATCTCAAAGATTATCGTGTGAgtatgaaatttttgtgttttatttaaactttcTCTTCTTACTTTCTTTTTACCCTCACCATTCTCCCAATATACCTGTGTAGAACGTTTGGAGTAAGCAAGAAGAGGGGTTTGAAAGAACAACAGCAGCAGTCATGGCAAAGAAGATCAGCGTAACAAAGAAAGCCTTGATTCCAGGTTTAATCAAACCCTCAAGAATGTCTAAGGGTACCTCTTTCTAATTGTTCCAATTTCCCATTACTTTTCCTCCTCTATTTTCTTTCTGGTTTCTCAATGTTGACTTTGGATTGTTCTTTTTCATTAGATTTAGAGAAATACCTTCTGGTCTTTCGAATTTCAGTTTTGATTCTGAATTCCCGTGGAATAATTTTTCCTCTTTAGGTGGAATCATAGGCATCCCAGGAGTTGTGTTTTATGTGGTCTTTCTGCAATGTTTTGCTGGCATTGAAGTTCAACAATTGATActcatttcttatttttttttcctaatttaatcTTAATCTGTATTTTTTCTGATTTCCCCTGTAGGGCATTCACTGTATTAGGAAAGCTGAAGCCGGAAGATGCTGTTCAGGCTACGCTTTCTTCTCTACCTGATGAAGTTATGGATACTATTGGTGTTATAGCTCTACCATTTGAAGATTCTGTTTCGGAAAGGAGAAGGAAGCTGGAGTACCTTGAGATGCAGGAAGAACTGATCAAGGTTGAAAAaggaatatgttttatattatttttcatatgaatAGTCTCCTCTATTGTaagttgtttattatttttgcctCCTATGGGGCTCAGTTGACCCTGCTTGCTTTGAAGGAGTTTAATATAATCTTAGCTTTAAATAGAGGCATTTAGTCTTGAAGTTTTCTGCtgaacttaaacaaaaaaacccAAAAGCAATATTCCTGGTCTTATGCAGTTCTTTGAATTTCATTGGTTGTTTTAAATTGGTACCTTTGTAGGAGGAGGAAGAGAAATAAGAAGAAGAGCTGGCAAAGATGAAGGAACCTAAGGCTAGAAAAGAGGATGTGGCATTGAAAGAGATGACTGTCCCAACAGCTAGAGAAGCACAAGAACAGGCTATAGCAAGAGCgttaaaaaaaagagatcagCTCTATGAAATGAGTTGTGCATTGGTTGTTTTAGCTTCAGCATCTGTAAGGACtctatttgaatatttttgtctGTGACTGTTAACTGTTGATTCTGTTCTTCTATTGTTATCTTCCTAGCATTGCCACTTGCAATGTGAATTTGACTTCATTTTGTTCCTAATATGCAGTCTGTAAGCAGAGAGCGAGAAGAGTTCTTTGGTCTTGTAAATAAGGAGgtatgttataaaatttgaggATGAGAAATCGTAAGTTATCTAGCTTGATGTTTGCATTAccatattttttctattttgtgttTTCATACTATTATGTTCTTCCCTTCAGGTATTTCCGGCATGCATCTGGTTCACTTCTTATTCTCTCCAAAAATCTTGCTCAATATATCAACACAAACAGGttagtttttatttgttgttgcTATAATCTTGAAAGAATGAGATAGACATTCTACTTTGAGATTTTCAAACTGAaaagaaaccaaggtttcttGACATTAGTAATTAATACAGTTTGGGTGCTATAAGACTAGTCCACCTGCAGGTATTTATGTGTTATAAACTGAATGACAGTTAAGCAAAATGCATATCTATTTTGTATGTCAATTACCaatcattttgctttgcatgcaaagtTGAACATAGTCAAACATTCATTTGAAAAGTTGTGTTGCGAACTATACCTTCTTATGTTGCTTAAAATTCCTAATGAAATTGAGTTTCACTTCTTCTAATTTATATTACATGCAGTGCATTTTTGAAGACTTATGCTCATGATGATATATCAATGGCATCTTGGATGATGGGTGTCCAGGCAATTTATATAGATAATAATCATCTTTGCTGCAGTAGCATTAGACAAGGTGAAATTGCCTCCATGTTATATTCTTGTTCAAACTTTTTTACAGCTTTTACAatgcaattttgaaaaataaagagacagTCATTAGGTAGCTATTATAAGCATACATTTCTGCccttttttaaagtaaaaaatgggttatgattttatttatcaaGAATACATTTTAAGGTGCATGGTTCTACTAATATAATAGTGCAGCTTATTTTGATGATCAGtattttgatgatgattttattataaGCTTACATTTCTGCCTATGGATCCTGCATTTAGAATTCCACATTCAGGGAATGATAAGGATTGTCATTGAATGACGGTTGGGAATTTCTCTTGGTTTTTTTCTGTTAAGATGTTCATCGACTGTGGCCCAGGACGATGAGGAAGTGGATGAGACTGGAGTTGAGCCGAAAGACATTGAGTTGGTGATGACACAAGCAAGAGTGTCGAGATCAAAGGCTGTGAAGGCACTCAAGGCTGCAGATGGGGACATTGTATCTGCTATAATGGAGCTAACAACTTAAATG harbors:
- the LOC105763937 gene encoding uncharacterized protein LOC105763937; protein product: MKEPKARKEDVALKEMTVPTAREAQEQAIARALKKRDQLYEMSCALVVLASASSVSREREEFFGLVNKEVFPACIWFTSYSLQKSCSIYQHKQMFIDCGPGR
- the LOC105763936 gene encoding homeobox-leucine zipper protein ATHB-7, which encodes MRSYHIQPQKEDQILVGEYTQRIIEDPFSGMPEITTTKKKKNNNNKRRFSDEQIRSLESMFESESRLEPRKKLEVAKDLGLQPRQVAIWFQNKRARRKSKQLERDYTMLQSNYDNLASKYESLKKEKQALAFQLQKLKDLVKKPKEEDDGQCCGDQQVITMEGEAIKSDSEEQHSFSMERSEHGLGVLSDDDSTIMTSYFELEQEPTSFITMVELGPSREDWHSFETDGLFDQSSNGYQWWDFWS